From a region of the Solanum stenotomum isolate F172 chromosome 2, ASM1918654v1, whole genome shotgun sequence genome:
- the LOC125856850 gene encoding E3 ubiquitin-protein ligase UPL5-like isoform X1, translated as MAYQLHHNTKRKFDDYAAADAWMRYDETLPLSLSSPIQFFVRMFSGCKTLVLQADSSDSVASVHRKIQSITGIRSIQSTSGVPRMEQRLIYRGKQLQLQQRLSECGIQNDDTLQLVGRMRSTRHPHTWRLMNDLNSLIHALCNCNDNTDVNANVTCMMKMLTDFLTMTPKDGADKSEQYLQIFIHSSVPAALVKLYVSPSVTTKQAGHECICQFIDSCKTLFANPVTVYRQFAPILFEFCKILRGAVGVDDALYIFCRSSLAAMMKGYVHDVKCMLRLQDVFPFVRELATRLSCALELSVQSAEFIQLSDSDVREFIKFMHPVKCAIRRQQTFGSPVSFPSLMQSEAGNERIEIEGVHRVFCDLQEKMELCLKKLESQLGLINKERGEPIVSCWPLYLLILKELESISKLYKGLEEMFWEKMRQRRVELCFLMVRLSKRSTDYQWILEHKEVTNFKIRQRFALKMLREGRHKNEEFYEMLICRSRLFEQSFEYIGHVNPRSLRGQLFMQFENEEATGPGVLREWFSLVFEAIFNPQNTLFVSCPNDGRRFFPNPASKVDPLHLEYFTFSGRMIALALLHRVQISIAFDRVFFLQLAGEDISFEDIRDADPYLYSGCKKILEMDTKMVDEDILGLTFVCEDEELGSRKVVELCPDGKNTIVNSENRDNYVNRLVKHRFVTSIAHQVAHFSQGFGDIITDRRLRKSFYRILDHEDLNKMLHGSKTAVSVENWKEHTNYNGYKKDDLQISWFWEIVGSMSAEQKNVLLFFWTSIKSLPVEGFGGLDSKLHIYRTFDSHDKLPSAHTCFYRLCFPPYPSMDVMQNRLNIITQNYVGCSFGAE; from the exons ATGGCGTATCAGTTACACCACAATACCAAACGCAAGTTCGATGATTATGCTGCCGCAGATGCTTGGATGAGATATGACGAAACCCTCCCTCTTTCTCTGTCATCCCCCATTCAATTCTTCGTCCGTATGTTTTCCGGCTGCAAAACCCTGGTTCTTCAAGCTGATTCCTCCGACTCAGTTGCATCAGTTCACCGGAAAATCCAATCGATCACCGGCATTCGATCAATTCAATCGACCTCCGGTGTACCACGAATGGAACAGCGATTAATCTACCGCGGGAAACAGCTTCAGTTGCAACAAAGGTTATCCGAATGTGGTATACAAAACGATGACACCCTGCAACTCGTTGGAAGAATGAGAAGCACGCGCCATCCTCACACGTGGAGGCTGATGAATGACTTAAATTCGCTTATTCATGCCCTCTGCAACTGCAATGACAACACAGATGTTAATGCTAATGTCACCTGTATGATGAAGATGCTTACAGATTTTCTCACAATGACCCCAAAGGATGGCGCAGATAAATCGGAGCAATATCTCCAAATATTTATTCACTCCTCTGTTCCTGCGGCTCTGGTAAAACTTTATGTATCTCCTTCTGTAACTACCAAACAAGCTGGTCATGAATGTATTTGTCAATTTATAGATTCATGTAAGACACTTTTCGCCAACCCTGTAACCGTATATAGGCAGTTTGCTCCTATATTGTTCGAGTTTTGTAAGATTCTAAGAGGGGCTGTGGGTGTTGATGATGCTTTGTATATATTTTGCCGTAGTAGTTTAGCTGCAATGATGAAGGGTTATGTCCATGATGTCAAGTGTATGTTAAGATTGCAAgatgtttttccttttgttcGTGAGTTGGCAACAAGGTTATCGTGTGCTTTAGAATTGAGTGTGCAATCAGCTGAGTTTATACAGTTATCAGACAGCGATGTGCGTGAGTTTATTAAGTTTATGCATCCAGTAAAGTGTGCAATACGGCGTCAACAAACATTTGGCAGTCCGGTCAGTTTCCCTTCCTTGATGCAAAGTGAGGCAGGAAATGAAAGAATTGAGATTGAAGGCGTGCATCGTGTATTTTGTGACTTGCAGGAAAAAATGGAGCTGTGTCTGAAGAAACTGGAAAGCCAGCTGGGTTTGATAAACAAAGAAAGAGGTGAGCCTATTGTAAGCTGTTGGCCCCTCTATCTTTTAATTCTTAAGGAGTTAGAAAGCATTTCAAAGTTGTATAAGGGTTTGGAGGAAATGTTTTGGGAGAAGATGAGGCAAAGAAGAGTTGAATTGTGCTTTCTGATGGTTAGACTTTCAAAAAGGTCTACAGATTATCAGTGGATTCTTGAGCACAAGGAGGTAACAAATTTTAAGATAAGGCAGCGGTTTGCCTTGAAGATGCTTCGAGAAGGGAGGCACAAGAACGAGGAGTTTTACGAGATGCTCATTTGCAGGTCTCGCTTGTTTGAACAATCATTTGAGTACATTGGACATGTGAATCCTAGGTCGCTGCGAGGCCAGTTGTTTATGCAATTTGAGAATGAAGAAGCTACCGGACCTGGTGTATTGAGGGAGTGGTTTTCCTTGGTATTTGAAGCCATTTTCAACCCTCAGAATACTCTATTTGTTTCATGCCCAAATGACGGTAGAAGGTTTTTCCCAAATCCAG CATCTAAAGTGGACCCCTTGCACCTTGAGTATTTTACCTTCTCCGGCAGGATGATTGCGTTGGCCTTGTTGCATAGAGTACAAATAAGTATTGCGTTTGATCGTGTGTTCTTTTTGCAATTAGCTGGAGAGGATATTTCGTTTGAAGACATTAGGGATGCAGATCCCTACTTGTACAGTGGCTGCAAGAAGATACTGGAGATGGATACGAAGATGGTGGATGAAGATATCCTAGGCCTAACATTTGTTTGTGAAGATGAAGAATTGGGATCCAGGAAAGTGGTGGAGCTTTGCCCTGATGGGAAAAATACGATAGTGAACAGTGAGAATAGGGATAACTATGTTAATCGTCTTGTTAAACACCGTTTTGTCACATCAATTGCTCATCAGGTAGCCCATTTTTCTCAAGGTTTTGGTGACATAATTACTGACCGACGGCTCCGGAAATCCTTCTACCGGATCCTAGATCATGAAGACCTTAACAAGATGCTTCATGGGAGTAAAACTGCTGTTTCTGTAGAAAACTGGAAAGAACATACAAATTACAATGGCTACAAAAAAGATGACCTTCAAATATCCTGGTTCTGGGAG ATAGTTGGAAGTATGTCGGCTGAGCAGAAAAATGTGCTTCTCTTTTTCTGGACTTCAATCAAGTCTCTACCTGTTGAGGGTTTTGGTGGTCTAGATTCTAAACTTCACATCTACAGAACCTTTGACTCTCATGATAAATTGCCTTCCGCGCACACATGCTTTTACCGCCTGTGTTTTCCTCCTTATCCATCTATGGATGTCATGCAAAATCGTCTTAACATAATCACCCAAAATTATGTTGGTTGCAGCTTTGGTGCTGAGTGA